A stretch of DNA from Myxococcota bacterium:
GACCTGGCCGCTCGGTACCGCCAGCCGGGCGGCGCGCTTCAGCACCACGTTCTCGCCGAGCTTGGCGATCGCGGCGACGATCTGGTCCTGGACCTTCTCGCCATCGAGCGTGGAATCGAGCAGGGCCTCGGCCGAATCGGGGCCGCCGTCGGCCGCGACGGCCTGGGCCAGCTTGTCGCCGAGCGCGATGAAGTCATCGGTACGCGCGACGAAGTCGGTCTCGCAGCCGAGCTCGACCATGCCGCCGTTGGTGCCCGCCAGGGCGATCGCGATCACGCCCTCGCTGGTCGCCCGCCCCTCGCGCTTGCCGGCCTTCGCCAGGCCGCGCTCGCGCAGGACCTCGACGGCCTTGGCGAGGTCGCCCCCCGCCTCGGTGAGCGCCTTCTTGCAGTCCATCATGCCCGCGCCGGTTTGCTCGCGCAGGCTCTTCACGTCTTTCGCGGAAATGTCCGCCACGATTGACTCCTTGGGGTCTCCTCGGTATCGGCACGCGCCGGCAGGGACGCGAGCGGATCCGGGGCTCTATTCCGATTCGGTTTTCTCGGGCGCGGACTCCGCGCCCTCGGCCGGGGCCGCCTCGGCGCCCTCGGGCGCCGCGCTGGCTTCGGCGGGCGCCTCCGCCGCGTCTCCGCCCTCGGCTGCCTTGGCCTCGCCCTTGCCCCCGCGCTTCTCGCGGGGCTCCCGGGGTTCGGCGCTGTGGGTGCCGCGGCCGCGGCGCGGCTGCTGGGTGATCTCCACCACGACCCGACCGCCGCTGGCCTTCTCGCCTTCCGCCTTCTCCTGCTCGCTCACCTCGCTCTGGATGCGCGCGTTGTAGAGTTCGGCGCCTTCGCGACAGGCATCGGCGACGCGCTGGCAATAGAGTTCGATGGCACGGGTCGAGTCATCGTTGCCGGGAACGACGAACTCGATGCCGCCCGGATCACAGTTCGAGTCGACGATCGCGACGATCGGGATCCCGAGGCGCTGCGCCTCCTTCACGGCGATCGCTTCGCGCTTGACGTCGACCACGAACATCGCGTCCGGCAGCCGCGTCATCTCCTTGATGCCGTCGAGGGACTTTCGGTACTTCTCGATCCAGCGGTTGACCCGAGAGAGTTCCTTCTTCGAGAGCTCCGCGAGCTTCTCCTCGTCGGTGGTCTGCTCGAGCAGCTCCTTGAAGCGCTCGATCGACTTCCGCACCGTCTTGAAGTTGGTCAGCATTCCGCCGAGCCAGCGTCGGCTGACGTAGAACTGCTCGCAGCGCTGGGCCTCGGCTTCGACGAACGACTGAGCCTGACGCTTCGTGCTGACGAACAGCACCTTGCCGCCCTGGGCGACGGTCTCGGTCAGGAACGACAGCGCTTCCTGGAAGCGCGGCAGCGTCTGATCGAGATCCATGATGTGGACGCCGTTGCGCTCGCCGAACAGGAACGGCTTCATGCGCGGGTTCCAGCGTCGCGTCTGGTGACCGAAGTGGGCGCCGGCTTCCACCAGCTCACGAATGGTCAGCGCCTCGCGCTGAACCAGGGCTTCGGCCGTCTCACTCGCGGGAGGCGCGAGGGTCTCCCCCGCGGCCTCCGGGGGGGCCGGTGTCTCGGACATGGCAATCTCCTTCGCGGTTGCTCGTCCGTCCCGGAGCGTGCCTCCCCGACCCACCGACACGACACGGAGTCACGTGGTGGGCACCGCCGGGGCGCCCCTGGAACGTGTGGATTGGCAGAGGGTTAGCAGACTCCCCGGGCTTTGACTACGCGCCGGCCCCGGCCTGCCGGGCCCCATCAGTCCCCGCTCCGACCCCGCGAGGTCAAGCGCGGCAGAGCGGCGCGCGGAGTGAGGCGTCGCCGATGCGGAGTCCAACGGACTAGGTCGTGTACTCGGCGTTGATCCGCACGTAGTC
This window harbors:
- the rpsB gene encoding 30S ribosomal protein S2; amino-acid sequence: MSETPAPPEAAGETLAPPASETAEALVQREALTIRELVEAGAHFGHQTRRWNPRMKPFLFGERNGVHIMDLDQTLPRFQEALSFLTETVAQGGKVLFVSTKRQAQSFVEAEAQRCEQFYVSRRWLGGMLTNFKTVRKSIERFKELLEQTTDEEKLAELSKKELSRVNRWIEKYRKSLDGIKEMTRLPDAMFVVDVKREAIAVKEAQRLGIPIVAIVDSNCDPGGIEFVVPGNDDSTRAIELYCQRVADACREGAELYNARIQSEVSEQEKAEGEKASGGRVVVEITQQPRRGRGTHSAEPREPREKRGGKGEAKAAEGGDAAEAPAEASAAPEGAEAAPAEGAESAPEKTESE
- the tsf gene encoding translation elongation factor Ts — protein: MADISAKDVKSLREQTGAGMMDCKKALTEAGGDLAKAVEVLRERGLAKAGKREGRATSEGVIAIALAGTNGGMVELGCETDFVARTDDFIALGDKLAQAVAADGGPDSAEALLDSTLDGEKVQDQIVAAIAKLGENVVLKRAARLAVPSGQVGGYVHAGGKLGVLVALATDDSGDALGTLAKDIAMHVAAADPSPVAVDRDGVASDLLDAEREIYKKQALAEGKPEKILDKIVEGKINKFVSEIALVEQAFVKDPDKSVGDLLKAHGSPVNVSSFTRFKLGQGEEADSE